One Neisseria sp. Marseille-Q5346 genomic region harbors:
- a CDS encoding YdiL family protein: MHHIVIEAYRRLLFLTVLEAAKSVACTSVRPDGVSERAWNRWESGEGAIPDEVAENLLALIRLRQREIDSIADQIAAGTEPIVTAPKKGADVLEYKIKLSVFAEAMAMGCKTK, translated from the coding sequence ATGCACCACATCGTCATTGAAGCGTACCGCCGTCTTTTGTTTTTAACCGTTTTAGAAGCTGCTAAATCTGTCGCCTGTACATCTGTCCGTCCTGATGGTGTATCAGAGCGAGCCTGGAATCGTTGGGAGAGCGGCGAGGGAGCCATACCTGATGAGGTAGCGGAAAATCTGTTAGCCCTGATACGACTCAGGCAGAGAGAAATTGACAGTATTGCCGATCAGATTGCCGCCGGAACTGAGCCTATAGTGACTGCCCCAAAAAAAGGGGCGGATGTATTGGAATACAAAATCAAATTGTCGGTTTTTGCCGAGGCAATGGCGATGGGCTGCAAAACAAAATAG
- a CDS encoding DUF935 family protein, translating into MKNLLRALFSKAAPKTPDKQSQTADIVKNRTTHEHPSKGMTPQSLHRILEDAENGDIQAQSELFVDIEEKDGHIFSEMSKRKRAVIGLDWNIVPPPNSGEAERKLAEEVDGWLNQMTDLEDMMFDLLDAVGHGFACVEIEWENLGSLWLPKAFHHRPQAWFKVNAMDEVLLRKDGSPDGEKLWDLGWIVHKHRSRSGILARSGLMRTLVWPYLFKNYSVRDLAEFLEIYGLPTRIGKYASGADDKDKLTLLNAVREIGHNAAGIIPETMQIELLNAANGSADPFQAMIDWADKTSSKAILGGTLTSQADGKTATNALGQIHNEVRHDLLVSDAKQLAGTLTRQLILPLLQLNKGNVDVSRLPRFVFDTQVPEDLTVYSDSLPKLVEIGMKIPLSWAQEKLAIPLASEDEPVLAFQTGVKTDLKNASLSYRRVALSKTGEIVGAAQADLDNADLSKVALPEMIEPFLRGLGQALAEGDSYEDVQERLLRVYPDLTAEQFQTALARVVFVSDLWGRMNG; encoded by the coding sequence ATGAAAAACCTACTCCGTGCGTTGTTTAGTAAAGCCGCACCTAAAACGCCCGATAAACAATCCCAAACGGCAGATATCGTTAAAAACCGCACTACCCATGAGCATCCGAGCAAAGGGATGACTCCGCAGTCGCTCCATCGGATTTTGGAAGATGCGGAAAACGGCGATATTCAGGCGCAGTCCGAACTCTTTGTCGATATTGAGGAGAAGGACGGCCATATCTTTTCGGAGATGAGCAAACGCAAGCGCGCGGTAATCGGCTTGGATTGGAATATTGTTCCGCCTCCGAACAGCGGCGAAGCGGAACGGAAGCTGGCCGAAGAGGTTGATGGCTGGCTCAATCAGATGACCGATTTAGAGGATATGATGTTTGACCTTTTGGACGCGGTCGGACACGGCTTCGCCTGCGTGGAAATCGAATGGGAAAACCTTGGTTCGTTATGGTTGCCCAAGGCATTCCATCATCGTCCGCAGGCTTGGTTTAAGGTCAATGCAATGGATGAGGTGTTGCTGCGCAAAGACGGCAGCCCAGATGGCGAAAAGTTGTGGGATTTGGGCTGGATTGTCCATAAGCACCGCAGCCGGTCGGGTATTTTAGCAAGAAGCGGTTTGATGCGCACGCTGGTGTGGCCTTATTTGTTTAAGAATTACTCGGTGCGTGATTTGGCCGAGTTTTTGGAGATTTACGGCCTGCCGACCCGAATCGGTAAATATGCCTCCGGTGCGGACGACAAAGATAAGCTCACCCTTTTGAATGCGGTACGCGAAATCGGCCATAACGCGGCGGGGATTATCCCTGAAACCATGCAGATTGAGCTGCTCAACGCGGCCAACGGCAGCGCGGATCCGTTTCAGGCAATGATTGATTGGGCGGATAAAACGTCTTCAAAAGCGATTTTAGGCGGCACGCTGACCAGCCAGGCTGACGGCAAGACTGCTACCAATGCGCTGGGGCAAATCCATAACGAGGTGCGCCATGATTTGCTGGTGTCCGATGCCAAACAACTGGCCGGCACATTGACGCGCCAATTGATCCTGCCATTGTTGCAGCTCAATAAAGGCAATGTCGATGTTTCACGTCTGCCGCGCTTTGTGTTCGATACGCAAGTGCCTGAAGATTTGACGGTGTACTCCGACTCTTTGCCTAAATTGGTGGAAATCGGTATGAAGATTCCGTTGTCGTGGGCGCAGGAAAAATTGGCCATTCCTTTGGCTTCCGAAGACGAGCCGGTATTGGCTTTTCAAACCGGCGTTAAAACGGATTTAAAAAACGCTTCTCTAAGCTACCGCCGTGTGGCTTTGAGTAAAACTGGCGAGATTGTCGGCGCGGCGCAGGCGGATTTGGATAATGCGGACTTGAGCAAAGTGGCCTTGCCAGAAATGATTGAGCCGTTTTTACGCGGCTTAGGCCAGGCTTTGGCCGAGGGTGATAGTTATGAGGATGTGCAGGAGCGTTTACTGCGCGTTTATCCCGACCTGACTGCCGAGCAATTTCAGACGGCCTTGGCGCGTGTGGTTTTTGTGTCGGACTTATGGGGACGGATGAATGGCTGA
- a CDS encoding regulatory protein GemA, whose product MRRALIAKIKIAQKELGLDDGTYRAVLERVTGKRSCTECSIPELERVVEDLRQHGFTPKKTAGQRPNRRDSADPMMRKIEALLLDNGWSWNYAHGTAKKMFKVDRVEWLSDGNMHKLVAALQIAANRRKKGAV is encoded by the coding sequence ATGCGCCGGGCGTTGATTGCGAAAATTAAGATTGCTCAAAAGGAGCTGGGCTTAGATGACGGTACCTATCGCGCGGTGTTGGAGCGCGTGACGGGCAAGCGGTCTTGTACCGAGTGCAGTATCCCTGAGTTGGAACGCGTGGTTGAGGATTTGCGCCAACATGGGTTTACGCCGAAAAAGACGGCGGGACAACGACCGAACCGCCGCGATTCTGCCGACCCGATGATGCGCAAAATCGAAGCCCTGTTGCTGGATAACGGCTGGAGCTGGAATTATGCGCACGGTACGGCGAAAAAGATGTTTAAGGTTGACCGCGTGGAATGGTTGTCTGACGGCAATATGCACAAGCTGGTGGCGGCGTTGCAGATTGCGGCGAACCGCCGTAAGAAAGGGGCTGTGTGA
- a CDS encoding Mor transcription activator family protein — MYETADFGAVKHLLPDSVQALITVIGFNETLELVRLMGGTTYPLRQGYTKNSQSRVAYLEEIIGSEAAGRLVEAMAPCNLFIPRCETALYELRNRKIRSQFDRQTAGGTPAYEAVNDLALAHRLSDRHVWRILKQADKEAEQENLF, encoded by the coding sequence ATGTATGAGACGGCAGATTTTGGCGCGGTCAAGCATCTGCTCCCTGATAGTGTGCAGGCGTTGATTACGGTTATCGGGTTTAATGAAACGCTGGAGTTGGTGCGCCTGATGGGCGGTACGACTTATCCGTTGCGGCAGGGTTATACGAAAAACAGTCAATCCCGTGTTGCGTACTTGGAGGAGATTATCGGCAGTGAGGCGGCCGGTCGGCTGGTGGAGGCAATGGCTCCGTGCAATCTGTTTATACCCCGTTGCGAGACGGCTTTGTATGAGCTGCGAAACCGTAAAATCCGCAGTCAGTTTGACCGACAGACGGCAGGTGGCACCCCTGCATATGAGGCCGTTAACGATTTGGCCTTGGCACACCGTCTAAGCGACCGCCATGTGTGGCGGATTTTGAAGCAGGCGGATAAGGAAGCAGAACAGGAAAATTTGTTTTAG
- a CDS encoding phage minor head protein, producing the protein MADLSYAFGLEPEQAVKYFEGLGFNVPSDWKVTWNEAQAKARAIAGIHKQDIVAQIHGALYESLKNGTSFEKFRDDVAGRLKQHDWQLLKDGDIVHINTGEVDGKGITVHRLETIFRTQMQSAYMAGHWQALEDGRDSAPWLQYSAILDSRTRQSHAAAHGAVYHIDDPFWDYFYPPNGFNCRCTVRAFSDRDLKRRNLLPQKAQLEDTEVVVNRKGDTRPAKAVKLADGSRFYTDAGFQNNVGKSHLANLGQLQMQRAVELPPKLASVAIQEALKEPKWRAAISKQASEMVDRVNMEKFARGEMLYIGALTPSVLEALAAKNVYPQSAVIAMSDERILHALRNSKNKPLPLAFWKDLPEQLQNPEAILIGTAGRNADGQQFLLFVYPGVNNKGKLVVTVDYQAKARNPYTGKKEAVAVNMVNTGNYAEDGDIYKNDRYELIWKK; encoded by the coding sequence ATGGCTGATTTGAGCTACGCATTCGGCCTTGAGCCTGAACAGGCCGTCAAGTATTTTGAGGGGCTGGGCTTTAATGTGCCGTCCGATTGGAAAGTAACGTGGAACGAAGCACAGGCTAAGGCACGGGCGATTGCGGGCATTCACAAGCAGGATATTGTCGCGCAAATCCACGGTGCTTTGTATGAAAGCCTGAAAAACGGTACGTCATTTGAGAAATTCCGTGATGATGTGGCAGGCCGTCTGAAACAGCATGATTGGCAGCTGCTGAAAGATGGCGACATCGTGCATATAAACACCGGCGAGGTGGACGGTAAAGGCATTACTGTACACCGCTTGGAAACTATTTTCCGTACGCAAATGCAGTCGGCCTATATGGCCGGGCATTGGCAGGCTCTTGAAGATGGTCGGGACTCTGCGCCCTGGTTGCAGTATTCGGCCATTCTTGACAGCCGTACCCGACAGAGCCACGCTGCGGCGCATGGCGCGGTGTATCACATCGACGACCCGTTTTGGGATTACTTCTATCCTCCCAACGGCTTTAACTGCCGCTGTACCGTACGGGCGTTTTCAGACCGTGACTTGAAGCGGCGCAATCTGTTGCCGCAAAAGGCACAACTGGAAGATACGGAAGTGGTGGTCAACCGCAAGGGCGACACCCGCCCGGCCAAGGCGGTGAAGCTGGCCGACGGCAGTCGCTTTTATACTGATGCAGGTTTTCAGAACAATGTGGGTAAAAGCCATTTGGCCAACTTGGGGCAGTTGCAGATGCAGCGTGCAGTGGAACTGCCGCCAAAGCTGGCGAGCGTGGCGATTCAGGAAGCTTTAAAAGAGCCGAAATGGAGGGCCGCCATATCTAAACAAGCATCGGAAATGGTTGATCGGGTAAATATGGAGAAATTTGCCAGGGGCGAAATGCTGTATATCGGAGCGTTGACTCCGTCGGTATTGGAAGCTCTGGCCGCAAAGAATGTCTATCCGCAATCAGCTGTGATCGCGATGAGTGATGAGCGAATATTACACGCGCTGCGGAACAGTAAAAATAAACCGTTGCCTTTGGCATTTTGGAAAGACCTGCCAGAACAGCTGCAAAATCCGGAGGCAATACTCATTGGCACGGCAGGCCGCAATGCCGATGGCCAGCAGTTTCTGTTGTTTGTATATCCGGGAGTGAATAACAAAGGGAAATTGGTTGTGACTGTGGATTATCAGGCTAAGGCAAGAAACCCCTATACCGGCAAAAAAGAAGCGGTTGCCGTCAATATGGTTAATACAGGAAATTATGCTGAAGATGGGGATATTTATAAAAATGACAGATATGAATTAATCTGGAAGAAATAA
- a CDS encoding DUF1804 family protein has protein sequence MAHPKEIREKLRRLYVSDGQTLEIAAMMCEIPTATARSWKRAAKETGDDWDKVRAAYTLAGGGIEDLSRSLLAGFLVQYQSTMTMLQDTSVEDLMPSERAKLLASLSDAFTKTVAANAKVMPETSKLATAIEVLELFGEVVKERYPQHLQAFVELVEPLGVEIEKKYR, from the coding sequence ATGGCACACCCGAAAGAAATCCGCGAAAAGCTGCGCCGACTGTACGTCAGCGACGGGCAGACGCTCGAAATCGCGGCGATGATGTGCGAAATCCCAACAGCTACCGCCCGAAGTTGGAAACGTGCCGCCAAAGAGACCGGCGACGATTGGGACAAAGTACGCGCCGCCTACACGCTGGCGGGCGGAGGCATCGAAGACTTGAGCCGCTCGCTGTTGGCGGGGTTTTTGGTGCAGTACCAATCGACGATGACGATGTTGCAAGACACGTCGGTCGAGGATCTGATGCCGTCCGAGCGCGCCAAATTGTTGGCGAGCCTGTCGGATGCGTTTACTAAGACCGTGGCGGCAAACGCCAAAGTGATGCCGGAAACGTCAAAACTGGCGACAGCGATTGAGGTGTTGGAATTGTTCGGCGAAGTGGTCAAGGAGCGATACCCGCAACACCTGCAGGCTTTTGTCGAGTTGGTCGAGCCGCTGGGCGTGGAAATTGAAAAGAAATACAGGTAA
- the terL gene encoding phage terminase large subunit — protein MKSKEFLKSLAEYAAQLRQIIEAEVDGFDASTAAIAERRAKVLDPVNGYEYFVNTYFPHYVRSPEKSLLHKFLFSRLPEILRSSEGINEATAAPRGEAKSTLVTQLFTLWCVVTGRKHYAVIVMDSIDQAYPMLEAIKAELEFNPRLKTDFPEACGQGRVWQAGTAVTANEVKIQVAGSGKKLRGLRHGPYRPDLAVLDDIENDEQVRNPEQRDKLETWLKKAVLALGGAGQKFDVIYIGTILHYDSVLNRTLNNPFWHATKFKAMLEWPDRMDLWDRWEELYRNDGEEVAQAFYLANKDEMERGAVTSWAARGVLALMKIRARDGHATFDSEYQNDPVAGEAAPFANSLNFWVNRDSDWIFYGACDPSLGKAGNSRDPSALCIGGYNRRTGVLDVVEALIKKRLPDKIISDIIELQRRYRCVLWGIETVQFQEFLKTELVKRGAAAGIPIPARGIKPSADKLLRIESLQPYMQNGQIRLHASQSTLIDQFRHFPMADHDDGPDAVHMLWGLVQSSATVGGYIAVPREHGLSGRMGSGAW, from the coding sequence ATGAAGTCCAAAGAGTTTTTAAAGTCGCTTGCCGAATACGCCGCCCAACTCCGCCAAATCATTGAGGCAGAGGTGGACGGCTTCGACGCATCGACTGCTGCCATTGCAGAGCGTCGGGCGAAGGTATTAGACCCGGTCAACGGTTACGAGTATTTTGTCAATACCTATTTCCCGCACTATGTACGATCGCCTGAAAAGTCGCTGCTGCACAAGTTTTTATTTTCCCGACTGCCCGAAATCTTGAGGTCGTCTGAAGGCATCAACGAGGCAACCGCCGCCCCGCGCGGCGAGGCGAAATCGACGCTGGTTACGCAACTGTTTACGCTTTGGTGCGTGGTGACGGGGCGCAAGCATTACGCGGTCATCGTGATGGACAGTATCGACCAAGCCTATCCCATGCTGGAGGCAATCAAGGCGGAACTTGAGTTCAACCCGCGCCTTAAAACCGACTTTCCGGAGGCTTGCGGACAGGGTCGCGTTTGGCAGGCGGGGACGGCGGTAACGGCAAACGAAGTCAAAATCCAAGTGGCGGGCAGTGGCAAAAAGTTGCGCGGTCTGCGCCACGGCCCATACCGCCCCGACCTCGCCGTCCTCGACGATATCGAGAACGACGAACAGGTGCGCAACCCCGAGCAACGCGACAAACTCGAAACATGGCTGAAAAAAGCCGTCCTCGCCTTGGGTGGCGCGGGGCAGAAGTTTGACGTGATTTATATCGGCACCATCCTGCACTACGACAGCGTGCTGAACCGAACGTTGAACAACCCGTTTTGGCACGCGACCAAGTTTAAAGCCATGCTCGAATGGCCTGACCGCATGGACTTGTGGGACAGGTGGGAGGAGCTTTACCGCAACGACGGCGAAGAGGTGGCGCAGGCGTTTTATCTCGCCAACAAAGATGAGATGGAGCGTGGCGCGGTCACTTCTTGGGCGGCTCGCGGCGTGTTGGCACTGATGAAAATCCGCGCCCGAGACGGTCATGCGACGTTTGATTCGGAATATCAGAATGATCCGGTTGCTGGTGAGGCCGCGCCGTTTGCGAACAGCCTGAATTTTTGGGTCAATCGTGATTCGGATTGGATTTTTTATGGTGCGTGCGACCCGAGTTTGGGCAAGGCCGGCAACAGCCGTGACCCGTCTGCGTTGTGTATCGGCGGGTACAACCGCCGCACGGGTGTGTTGGATGTGGTGGAGGCTCTGATTAAGAAACGCCTGCCGGACAAGATTATTTCAGACATTATCGAACTGCAACGGCGGTACCGCTGTGTGTTGTGGGGCATTGAGACGGTGCAGTTTCAGGAGTTTTTAAAGACTGAGCTGGTCAAACGCGGCGCGGCTGCCGGCATCCCGATTCCGGCACGCGGTATCAAGCCGAGTGCAGACAAACTGCTCCGTATCGAGAGCCTGCAACCGTATATGCAAAACGGCCAAATCCGTTTGCACGCCAGTCAAAGCACACTGATTGACCAATTCCGCCATTTTCCGATGGCAGACCATGACGACGGCCCTGATGCCGTGCATATGCTGTGGGGTTTGGTACAAAGCAGCGCGACTGTCGGCGGCTATATTGCCGTGCCTAGAGAGCATGGCTTATCCGGACGGATGGGTAGCGGCGCATGGTAA
- a CDS encoding XRE family transcriptional regulator: protein MKYPEAGYTPANLRFLMNTYGLTLAEVGRRTGTALRTVQNWVAPVDAKDHSGMPHRKWVMLQDTLK, encoded by the coding sequence ATGAAATATCCCGAAGCAGGCTACACCCCTGCAAATTTAAGATTTCTGATGAATACATACGGGCTAACCCTTGCCGAGGTTGGACGACGTACTGGCACGGCGTTACGCACTGTGCAAAACTGGGTTGCCCCAGTTGATGCCAAGGACCATTCGGGGATGCCGCACCGCAAGTGGGTCATGCTGCAAGACACGCTCAAATAA
- a CDS encoding N-acetylmuramoyl-L-alanine amidase produces the protein MSKTVTLTAGHSNTDPGACNGSDREADLAQDMRNIVASILRDDYGLTVKTDGTGKGNMPLREAVKLIRGSDVAIEFHTNAAANKTATGIEALSTPKNKRWCQVLSKAVAKKTGWKLRGEDGFKPDNAGQHSRLAYAQAGGIVFEPFFISNDTDLALFKTTKWGICRVIADAIAMELGAAKV, from the coding sequence ATGAGCAAAACTGTAACTTTAACCGCCGGCCACAGCAACACCGACCCGGGCGCGTGCAACGGCTCCGACCGTGAGGCGGACTTGGCGCAGGATATGCGCAACATCGTGGCATCTATCTTGCGCGATGACTACGGCTTGACCGTTAAAACCGACGGTACGGGCAAAGGCAATATGCCGCTGCGCGAAGCGGTCAAGCTGATTCGCGGCTCGGATGTGGCGATTGAGTTTCACACCAACGCGGCGGCGAACAAAACGGCGACAGGTATCGAAGCCTTGTCCACGCCGAAAAACAAACGCTGGTGTCAGGTGTTGAGCAAGGCTGTTGCCAAGAAAACCGGCTGGAAACTGCGCGGCGAAGACGGCTTTAAACCCGACAATGCGGGCCAGCATTCGCGCCTGGCTTATGCGCAGGCCGGCGGCATTGTGTTTGAGCCTTTTTTCATCAGCAACGACACTGATTTGGCCTTGTTTAAGACGACTAAATGGGGCATCTGCCGCGTGATTGCGGACGCGATTGCGATGGAATTGGGAGCGGCGAAGGTATGA
- a CDS encoding phage virion morphogenesis protein, with protein MIEIKINTDALQNSLNTIAQRTSNTQPLMTQLARIMRNAVLDNFEAGGRPAWAPRKYPSVREGSGLLQASGRLRNSITQNSTATEAVVGTNVEYAAIHNFGGQTAPHTILPKNGKALKFGGRFAKRVNHPGSKIPARPFMVLQPDDEQALVDAVNDYLDAALGN; from the coding sequence ATGATTGAGATAAAAATCAACACAGACGCACTGCAAAACAGCTTAAATACCATTGCGCAACGTACAAGCAATACCCAGCCATTGATGACACAGCTTGCCCGCATCATGCGCAACGCTGTGCTGGACAACTTCGAGGCAGGCGGCCGCCCCGCGTGGGCTCCGCGCAAGTATCCGTCCGTGCGTGAGGGATCGGGGCTGTTGCAGGCCAGTGGGCGTTTGCGCAATTCAATTACGCAGAACAGTACGGCCACGGAAGCCGTGGTCGGTACCAATGTGGAATATGCGGCCATTCATAACTTCGGCGGACAAACTGCACCGCATACGATATTGCCGAAAAACGGCAAAGCCTTAAAATTCGGCGGACGGTTTGCCAAACGCGTCAATCACCCTGGCAGTAAGATTCCTGCACGTCCGTTTATGGTTCTTCAACCTGACGACGAACAGGCTTTAGTCGATGCGGTAAATGATTACTTGGATGCCGCTCTCGGCAATTAA